A single region of the Raphanus sativus cultivar WK10039 chromosome 1, ASM80110v3, whole genome shotgun sequence genome encodes:
- the LOC108807010 gene encoding polygalacturonase-like — protein MYLLKKNADSFGLLRRTSITFNGANDVVISGVKSMNSQMSHMTLKGCTNVAVRNIKLVAPGNSPNTDGFGVQSSTGITLTGSTVQTGDDCVSIGPGTRNFLISKLNCGPGHGVSIGSLAKTLNEDGVENVTLSNSVFTGTQNGVRIKSWARASTGFVNKVFFQNLIMKNVQNPIIIDQNYCPTHQGCPTEHSGVKISQVTYRNIQGTSATQQAMNLACSKTNPCTGITLQDIKLTYNKGTPATSYCFNARGTNLGVIQPTSCLNR, from the exons ATGTACCTTTTGAAGAAAAACGCTGATTCCTTTGGACTTTTGAGACGCACG TCCATAACGTTCAACGGGGCAAACGACGTGGTCATAAGTGGAGTGAAATCGATGAACAGTCAGATGTCCCATATGACCCTCAAGGGTTGCACCAATGTGGCTGTCCGTAACATCAAGCTAGTGGCTCCCGGAAACAGCCCAAACACCGACGGTTTTGGCGTTCAATCCTCCACAGGAATCACACTCACTGGAAGCACAGTTCAGACCGGAGACGATTGTGTTTCTATCGGCCCTGGCACCCGCAACTTCCTCATCTCCAAACTTAACTGTGGCCCAGGTCACGGGGTTAG TATTGGGAGCTTGGCAAAGACATTGAACGAAGATGGAGTAGAGAACGTGACACTATCGAATTCAGTATTCACCGGAACACAAAACGGCGTGAGGATCAAGTCGTGGGCGAGGGCGAGTACTGGATTCGTTAATAAAGTCTTCTTCCAAAACCTAATCATGAAGAACGTCCAAAACCCTATCATAATCGACCAAAACTATTGTCCTACCCACCAAGGTTGCCCTACCGAG CATTCAGGGGTGAAGATTAGCCAAGTGACGTATAGGAACATACAAGGAACGTCCGCGACACAGCAAGCGATGAATCTGGCATGCAGCAAGACCAATCCATGCACAGGAATCACATTACAAGATATTAAGCTTACTTACAACAAAGGAACTCCTGCTACTTCCTACTGTTTCAATGCTAGAGGGACTAATCTCGGTGTTATTCAACCTACGAGTTGTCTCAACCGATAA
- the LOC108842810 gene encoding LOW QUALITY PROTEIN: probable LRR receptor-like serine/threonine-protein kinase At1g05700 (The sequence of the model RefSeq protein was modified relative to this genomic sequence to represent the inferred CDS: inserted 3 bases in 2 codons; deleted 4 bases in 3 codons; substituted 1 base at 1 genomic stop codon), producing MELCLVYSAAFALCLVVSVLAQDQSVFLSFISIDCGIPSGSSYKDDTTGINYLSDSSFVETGVSKSVSFTAQRQLQTLRSFPEGSRNCYTLTPKQGKGKKYLIRATFMYGNYDVENGSPEFHLFLGGNIWDTVSLTNGSVVVSKEVVYLSQAEQIFVCLGNKGKGTPFMSTLELRFLGNDNTTYDSPNGALFFSRRWDFGSLMDSPVRYDEDVYDRIWIPRNFGYCREINTSLHVISDDNSYNLSSLVMSTAMTPINTTNPITMTLENSDPNVRYFVYIHVAEVEDLTLRPNQTREFDIQINGVTVAPAFSPKYLQTNTFFLNPESQTNIVFSLVRTSKSTLPPIVNALEIYIANSFTQSLTNEEDVNAVMDIKTSYKVKRNWQGDPCMPNDYIWEGLNCSYDSLTPPRITSLNLSSSGLTGHLSPSFSNLSMIQELDLSNNGLTGDIPEFLSRLKFLRVLNLEKNKLTGSVPSELLEKSKTGSLTLRVGENPGLCSEVSCGKSNKKTLVIAIVSSFAALFILMMLSGVFWKIKNKRKKSGKKIYLSYXLLHICLSISIMIPTVKXFSCIDNGIRNGPKAKLENKLLFTYADVVKMTNNFGRVLGRGGFGTVYHGYYNNIQVAVKLLSATSAQGYKEFRSEVEVLVRVHHVNLTALIGYFHEADQMGLIYEFMANGNMADHLSGKYDHILSWKQRLQIALDAAQGLEYLHCGCKPAIVHRDVKTSNILLDDKNRAKLADFGLSRSFQTESRSHVSTLVAGTPGYLDPLCFETNGLNEKSDIYSFGVVLLEMITGKTVIGESQRKRVHVSDWVISILKSTNDVNKVIDSXMPRDFDANSVWKVVELALASVSQNVSERPNMQHIVRGSLKECLQREETTRV from the exons ATGGAACTCTGTTTGGTATATTCAGCAGCTTTTGCATTGTGTCTTGTCGTATCAGTTCTTGCGCAAGACCAATCAGTTTTCTTGA GTTTCATAAGTATCGACTGTGGAATCCCAAGTGGATCATCGTACAAAGACGACACAACGGGCATTAACTACCTCTCAGATTCATCCTTCGTCGAAACAGGAGTCTCTAAATCGGTCTCCTTCACAGCTCAAAGACAGCTTCAAACCCTGAGGAGCTTCCCTGAAGGTTCAAGAAACTGCTACACGCTGACTCCGAAGCAAGGGAAAGGCAAGAAGTACCTCATAAGAGCTACTTTCATGTACGGTAACTACGACGTAGAAAACGGTTCTCCGGAGTTTCATCTGTTTCTTGGTGGAAACATCTGGGACACCGTGTCTCTTACCAATGGATCGGTCGTTGTATCCAAAGAAGTCGTTTACTTGAGCCAAGCAGAGCAAATATTCGTCTGCTTAGGAAACAAAGGCAAAGGAACTCCATTTATGTCGACGCTCGAGCTTCGGTTTCTCGGGAACGACAATACCACGTATGATTCTCCGAATGGTGCTCTCTTCTTCTCCAGGCGGTGGGACTTTGGCTCTCTTATGGACTCACCCGTCAG ATATGATGAAGATGTGTATGACAGAATATGGATACCGCGAAACTTTGGATACTGTAGAGAGATCAACACCTCACTTCATGTGATCTCTGACGATAATAGTTACAATCTTTCAAGTTTGGTGATGAGCACAGCAATGACTCCAATAAACACAACAAACCCAATCACAATGACTTTAGAAAACAGTGATCCAAACGTCAGGTACTTTGTTTACATTCACGTCGCCGAGGTAGAAGATCTTACTCTCAGACCAAACCAGACCAGAGAGTTTGATATCCAAATCAACGGAGTGACAGTTGCTCCTGCCTTCAGCCCCAAGTATCTTCAGAcaaatactttt tttttaaacCCTGAGAGCCAAACGAATATTGTGTTTTCCCTCGTGAGAACCTCCAAGTCCACTCTTCCACCAATCGTTAACGCACTGGAGATCTACATCGCAAATAGTTTCACTCAATCTCTCACCAACGAAGAAGACG TCAACGCGGTTATGGACATAAAGACAAGCTATAAAGTGAAGAGAAACTGGCAAGGAGATCCTTGTATGCCTAATGACTACATTTGGGAAGGACTTAACTGTAGTTATGATAGTCTTACTCCTCCAAGAATCACATCATT GAACTTATCTTCTAGCGGGTTAACCGGTCACTTATCGCCGTCCTTCTCCAACCTCTCAATGATTCAAGAGCT AGACTTATCAAACAACGGCTTAACTGGAGACATACCAGAGTTTCTGTCAAGGCTGAAGTTTTTGAGGGTTTT AAATCTAGAGAAAAACAAGCTAACAGGTTCAGTTCCATCCGAGCTATTAGAAAAATCAAAGACAGGATCACTCACCTTAAGGGTTGGGGAGAATCCAGGACTCTGTAGCGAGGTTTCTTGCGGGAAAAGCAACAAGAAAACACTAGTGATAGCGATTGTCTCATCATTTGCAGCATTGTTCATTCTTATGATGCTGTCTGGTGTGTTCTGGAAGATCAAGAATAAAAGGAAAAAGTCTGGTAAAaaaatctatctatcttattagtTATTACACATCTGTCTATCTATATCGATCATGATACCAACTGTTAA TTTCTCTTGCATAGACAACGGAATAAGAAACGGCCCCAAGGCAAAACTGGAGAACAAGTTACTGTTTACATATGCAGACGTTGTCAAGATGACAAATAATTTCGGTCGTGTCCTTGGCAGAGGAGGGTTTGGAACTGTCTACCATGGCTACTATAACAACATTCAAGTCGCTGTTAAACTTTTATCAGCAACATCAGCTCAAGGATACAAAGAGTTTCGCTCTGAG gTTGAAGTTCTTGTGAGGGTTCATCATGTAAACCTCACTGCGCTGATCGGTTACTTCCATGAAGCTGATCAGATGGGGTTGATCTATGAGTTCATGGCTAACGGAAACATGGCTGATCATCTCTCTGGGAAGTATGACCATATATTGAGCTGGAAACAAAGGCTT CAGATTGCACTCGATGCAGCACAAGGACTTGAGTATCTTCACTGTGGATGCAAACCTGCGATAGTTCACAGAGATGTGAAGACTTCCAACATATTGTTGGACGATAAAAACAGAGCCAAGCTTGCGGATTTTGGACTCTCTAGGAGTTTTCAGACAGAGAGTCGTTCTCATGTGTCCACTCTAGTCGCTGGAACTCCAGGATATCTAGATCCTCT ATGCTTTGAGACAAATGGGTTAAACGAGAAGAGCGACATTTACAGTTTTGGAGTTGTTCTGTTGGAGATGATTACGGGAAAAACTGTGATCGGTGAGTCGCAGAGGAAGCGTGTTCATGTGAGTGATTGGGTGATATCGATCTTGAAGTCTACTAATGATGTGAACAAAGTTATAGACT AAATGCCGAGAGATTTTGATGCAAACTCTGTTTGGAAAGTTGTGGAGCTTGCGTTGGCGTCTGTTTCACAGAACGTTTCTGAGAGGCCGAACATGCAACATATTGTTAGAGGA TCCTTAAAGGAATGTCTTCAAAGAGAAGAGACCACAAGAGTGTAA